One window of Candidatus Spechtbacteria bacterium genomic DNA carries:
- a CDS encoding response regulator, with protein MGYKILLVEDDEFLSDIYSTKFRNAGFEVDVAKDGASGLQKVREEKPNAVLLDIVMPRMDGFEVLHSIRQISDLAGVKVVMLSNLGQQEDVEKGMKLGADAYIIKAHNTPTEVVAKVKELLNASARG; from the coding sequence ATGGGATACAAAATTCTTCTTGTTGAAGATGATGAATTTCTTTCAGATATTTATTCTACAAAGTTCCGTAATGCAGGATTTGAGGTTGATGTAGCCAAAGATGGTGCATCCGGTTTGCAGAAAGTACGAGAGGAGAAACCGAACGCTGTGCTTTTAGATATAGTCATGCCGCGCATGGATGGGTTTGAGGTGTTGCACTCAATTCGTCAGATTTCGGATCTTGCAGGGGTAAAAGTCGTTATGCTGAGTAATCTTGGTCAGCAAGAGGACGTAGAAAAAGGTATGAAGCTAGGCGCCGACGCATACATTATAAAAGCGCACAATACGCCTACGGAAGTTGTGGCAAAGGTAAAAGAATTGCTTAACGCATCAGCCCGAGGCTGA